Proteins from a genomic interval of Labrus mixtus chromosome 24, fLabMix1.1, whole genome shotgun sequence:
- the LOC132959756 gene encoding putative claudin-24, giving the protein MDSGIQALELTGVLIGGGAWLCSLATTLMTSWLTLSTELLPTESYQLGLWETCVVQDLGGLECRPYDSLLGLPPDIRLARILMVLTLWAGLLGLLLAIPGLHAIACCPERTTSRHKRVLKGVGGALGLVAGVLGLVPVSYMAHLTVLRFFDESVPEVVPRWEFGDALFCGWTGAVLHLGGGALLISSCLYLQRETRNPTTPIPLVRVPPVPPPFRTRTEYV; this is encoded by the coding sequence ATGGACTCTGGCATTCAGGCTCTGGAGCTGACGGGTGTTCTGATAGGTGGAGGGGCGTGGCTGTGTTCGCTCGCCAccaccctgatgacatcatggctCACGCTTTCCACGGAACTGCTACCCACCGAGTCGTACCAGCTGGGCCTGTGGGAGACCTGCGTGGTCCAGGACCTGGGGGGTCTTGAGTGCAGACCCTATGACTCACTGCTGGGCCTCCCCCCTGACATCAGGCTGGCCCGGATCCTCATGGTCCTCACGCTGTGGGCGGGGCTTCTCGGGCTCCTGCTGGCCATCCCCGGCCTACACGCCATCGCCTGCTGCCCAGAGAGGACCACCAGCCGCCACAAGAGGGTGCTGAAGGGGGTCGGGGGAGCGCTGGGCCTGGTGGCAGGGGTCCTGGGTCTGGTTCCCGTCTCTTACATGGCCCACCTTACCGTCCTGAGGTTCTTCGACGAGTCCGTCCCCGAGGTCGTCCCCCGCTGGGAGTTTGGAGACGCTCTGTTCTGCGGCTGGACGGGGGCAGTCCTGCACCTAGGGGGCGGGGCCCTGCTCatctcttcctgtttgtatctgcagagagaaaccCGCAACCCCACGACCCCCATTCCTCTAGTCCGGGTGCCGCCAGTACCGCCTCCCTTCAGGACCAGGACTGAGTACGTCTGA